In Uranotaenia lowii strain MFRU-FL chromosome 2, ASM2978415v1, whole genome shotgun sequence, one genomic interval encodes:
- the LOC129747139 gene encoding uncharacterized protein LOC129747139, translating into MSARVCNPMILSEISKLRSPAIVRRPPTSKGISAARVKRDLFGPVDKEDSKKFIEREFAAQNEVLSKKWGFDFRAGQPLQNHEQYQWERVPPTSAPANYIDGMVTLTRAAHAVGSSYQSTASEDLMDQRAERENRLSFDSGAADRLRSPSVCSFGSSESEPELDACSSSSSSIQTYPVMPVSLTAALPADKSNLPSCSSATSSSSFPASATRAKRQQRITDYLKERKRLAPNSSASKVALAKKARHMLNLSAPASSGSSTPSNTI; encoded by the exons ATGAGTGCCCGTGTCTGTAATCCGATGATACTTTCGGAGATATCGAAGCTCCGGTCGCCGGCCATCGTCCGGAGGCCACCGACGAGCAAGGGCATCTCGGCCGCTCGGGTCAAGCGCGACCTTTTCGGCCCGGTGGACAAGGAGGACTCGAAGAA ATTCATTGAACGCGAATTTGCAGCTCAGAATGAGGTTCTCAGCAAGAAGTGGGGCTTCGATTTCCGGGCCGGCCAACCGCTGCAGAACCATGAGCAGTACCAGTGGGAACGCGTTCCTCCTACCTCGGCTCCGGCCAACTACATCGACGGCATGGTAACCCTAACTAGGGCAGCCCACGCCGTTGGCAGCTCCTATCAATCGACAGCTTCCGAAGATCTGATGGATCAGCGAGCGGAACGGGAAAATAGACTTTCCTTCGACAGTGGTGCCGCCGATCGGCTGCGATCGCCCTCGGTTTGTTCCTTTGGCTCGTCCGAATCGGAACCCGAGCTGGATGCTTGCAGTAGTTCATCGAGCTCGATTCAAACCTACCCGGTGATGCCGGTTTCGCTAACCGCAGCCCTCCCAGCAGACAAGTCGAACCTCCCGAGCTGCAGCAGTGCAACCTCGTCGTCTTCGTTCCCTGCCTCGGCCACTCGAGCGAAACGCCAGCAACGAATTACAG ATTACCTAAAGGAACGCAAACGTCTGGCCCCGAATTCCTCCGCCTCGAAGGTTGCCCTGGCTAAGAAGGCTCGCCATATGTTGAATTTATCGGCTCCAGCTAGCAGCGGAAGCAGCACTCCGAGCAACACGATTTAA